Proteins from one Clostridium cellulovorans 743B genomic window:
- a CDS encoding acyl-CoA dehydrogenase family protein: protein MDFELTKEQKDLKKEVIKFAKNELCDGEHGVFSKELWQKCVDFGLIGMNVPEEYGGMGLDYQTSAILLQALGYACEDSGFIFAITNHLWVCQNLVNEMGSQALKDKYLRGMVEGEYIGCFAITEVESGSDVFQMQTKATKDCDEYILNGNKMFISNAPIADVFVVVAKTENEEGKETLTAFFVEKDFPGVSIGKKISKMGLEACPMAELCLNNCRVPKENIIYKEHKGMKVANYALQMERVFEFASHIGAMERQMEKCIKYANERKQFDKPIKEYQSISNKIVDMKVKIELAQLLLFKIAWKADHKKNIFLDSSIFKLFVSESYVATCLDTIQIHGAYGYSKEYGLESELRDSIASTIYSGTSETQRNIIFSLIDII, encoded by the coding sequence ATGGATTTTGAATTGACAAAAGAACAAAAGGATTTAAAGAAAGAAGTCATTAAGTTCGCTAAAAATGAATTGTGTGACGGAGAACATGGGGTTTTCTCTAAAGAATTGTGGCAAAAGTGTGTTGACTTTGGTCTTATAGGAATGAATGTACCAGAAGAATATGGTGGAATGGGATTAGACTATCAAACGAGTGCAATCTTGCTACAAGCACTTGGGTATGCTTGCGAAGATAGTGGATTTATTTTTGCAATCACTAATCATTTATGGGTATGCCAAAATCTTGTTAATGAAATGGGGAGCCAAGCCCTGAAAGACAAATATTTAAGAGGCATGGTTGAAGGCGAATATATAGGATGTTTTGCTATTACAGAAGTAGAGTCAGGTTCCGATGTTTTTCAAATGCAAACTAAAGCAACAAAAGATTGTGATGAATACATATTAAATGGGAACAAAATGTTTATATCTAATGCACCAATTGCAGATGTTTTTGTTGTTGTTGCTAAAACAGAAAATGAAGAAGGTAAAGAAACTCTAACAGCATTCTTTGTAGAAAAAGATTTTCCCGGTGTTTCAATAGGTAAGAAGATTTCCAAGATGGGCTTAGAAGCTTGTCCGATGGCTGAGTTGTGCCTTAACAACTGTAGGGTACCTAAAGAAAATATTATATATAAAGAACATAAAGGCATGAAAGTTGCTAATTATGCACTGCAAATGGAACGTGTATTTGAGTTTGCGAGTCATATAGGAGCAATGGAAAGACAGATGGAGAAATGCATTAAATATGCCAATGAAAGAAAACAATTTGATAAGCCAATTAAGGAGTATCAATCAATTAGTAATAAGATTGTAGATATGAAGGTAAAAATTGAGCTTGCTCAGTTACTTTTATTTAAGATTGCTTGGAAAGCTGATCACAAGAAAAATATCTTTTTAGATTCTTCAATTTTTAAATTATTTGTAAGTGAAAGCTATGTAGCAACATGCTTGGATACGATACAAATTCATGGTGCTTATGGTTATTCAAAAGAATATGGTTTAGAAAGTGAATTAAGAGATTCTATAGCGTCGACTATTTACTCAGGAACATCAGAAACACAAAGAAATATTATATTTAGTTTAATTGATATTATTTAG